A portion of the Paenibacillus marchantiae genome contains these proteins:
- a CDS encoding phospholipase D family protein, which produces MFSYRRQTSDRKSSRGKFPYIRTGLVLLALWLIAVMLYQTYKPLPSGIAYESPEYRVDQVQFLHDLTYPSADGQMEHEQQIFQRMLQVIEDAEQFVVVDMFLFNNYQHKGQQFPPISTEFTETLVAKKLQKPDMDMWFITDEVNTNYNSAPNPLLEQMKQAGIHVVITDVDPLRDSTPVYSAVWRTFFQWFGQSGNGWIPNLMATDGPDVTVRSYLKLLNVKANHRKVVVSEKTAIVSSGNVHDASAYHSNIAFEITGPIIGDILQSEQAVLNISGGGKIPSYTAPTTDPNKGDLRIRYLTEGKVNDAVLHEINQSAKGDILWMGMFYIASPKVLDALLEASKRGTEIRLVLDPNENAFGQEKTGIPNRPVAAELHDKSDGKIQIRWYNTTKEQYHTKMMYIAKATGDHIVLGGSTNFTPRNMNDYNLENDLWVAAPPDNSFTHDVANYFDRIWNNEDAEFTLNLDEFQEKTTFLKEIVYKLQLILGLTTF; this is translated from the coding sequence TTGTTTTCTTATCGCCGCCAGACATCAGACCGCAAGTCTTCACGCGGCAAATTTCCATACATACGAACAGGACTCGTCCTATTGGCACTATGGCTCATCGCCGTCATGCTCTATCAGACCTATAAACCGTTACCATCCGGCATTGCCTATGAAAGTCCTGAATACCGGGTGGATCAGGTACAGTTTTTGCATGATCTGACCTATCCATCCGCTGATGGACAGATGGAGCACGAACAGCAGATCTTCCAGCGCATGCTTCAGGTTATCGAGGACGCGGAACAGTTCGTCGTCGTTGATATGTTTTTATTCAATAATTACCAGCACAAAGGTCAGCAATTTCCACCCATCAGCACAGAGTTTACGGAAACACTGGTTGCCAAAAAACTTCAGAAACCGGATATGGATATGTGGTTCATTACGGATGAAGTGAACACCAACTATAACTCCGCACCGAACCCGTTACTGGAGCAGATGAAGCAGGCCGGAATTCACGTGGTCATCACAGATGTGGACCCTTTACGTGACTCCACTCCTGTCTACTCTGCGGTCTGGCGCACCTTCTTCCAGTGGTTTGGACAATCCGGCAATGGCTGGATTCCGAACCTGATGGCAACCGATGGACCGGATGTCACCGTGCGTTCCTACCTTAAGTTGCTCAATGTGAAGGCCAATCATCGCAAAGTGGTGGTCAGCGAGAAGACAGCTATTGTCTCCTCAGGCAATGTTCATGATGCCAGTGCCTATCATTCGAACATTGCTTTTGAAATAACCGGACCAATCATCGGAGATATTCTTCAGTCCGAGCAGGCCGTACTAAACATCTCGGGTGGAGGTAAAATTCCTTCCTATACAGCTCCTACCACAGACCCGAATAAAGGAGATTTGCGAATTCGCTATCTGACCGAGGGCAAAGTGAATGACGCAGTGCTCCATGAGATTAATCAATCGGCAAAAGGTGACATCTTGTGGATGGGCATGTTTTACATCGCTTCACCCAAAGTACTGGATGCACTGCTCGAAGCCTCGAAACGGGGAACCGAGATACGGCTTGTACTCGACCCGAACGAAAATGCCTTTGGTCAGGAGAAGACTGGCATTCCCAATCGTCCTGTAGCTGCTGAGTTACATGATAAATCGGATGGCAAAATCCAAATTCGCTGGTATAACACAACCAAGGAGCAATATCATACTAAGATGATGTACATTGCCAAAGCCACCGGGGATCATATCGTCCTTGGAGGATCGACCAACTTCACCCCCAGAAACATGAATGATTACAATCTGGAAAATGACCTCTGGGTTGCTGCACCACCAGACAACTCATTTACTCATGATGTGGCGAATTATTTTGACCGGATATGGAATAATGAAGATGCCGAGTTCACCCTGAACCTGGATGAATTTCAGGAAAAGACTACATTTTTGAAAGAAATCGTATATAAGCTGCAACTGATTTTGGGTTTAACGACCTTCTAA
- a CDS encoding TetR/AcrR family transcriptional regulator: MTAHSIRDAALFHFARDGYEGASLRAIADEVGIKKPSIYAHFSGKDDLFLQTLAHAFKDVQRRTLEYFRDHADLPLEQRLKGLLIWFEQEYNCNASARFMLRMCYFPPLSLYSEVMDLVYPFLDGMERSLTRLLQRETRKGELQAVPAEQAAITYMTFLDGITVEIIYGSSRRYRRRIEASWPVYWHGIHHLKQEALPVVLKGDSSS; this comes from the coding sequence ATGACTGCACATTCGATTCGGGATGCAGCCCTGTTCCATTTTGCAAGAGATGGATATGAAGGAGCCTCCTTAAGAGCAATCGCTGACGAAGTCGGGATTAAAAAACCGTCTATATATGCACATTTTAGCGGCAAGGATGACCTGTTTTTGCAAACCCTTGCGCATGCGTTTAAGGATGTTCAGCGTCGAACGCTCGAATACTTCCGTGATCACGCCGATCTGCCATTGGAACAAAGGTTGAAAGGTTTGCTGATATGGTTTGAGCAAGAGTATAACTGTAATGCCTCTGCCCGCTTTATGCTGCGTATGTGTTACTTCCCGCCGCTTTCGCTATATAGCGAAGTGATGGATTTAGTTTATCCGTTTCTGGACGGTATGGAGCGGTCACTGACACGACTGCTGCAAAGGGAGACGCGCAAGGGGGAACTACAGGCTGTTCCAGCAGAACAAGCTGCGATTACTTATATGACTTTTCTCGATGGCATCACGGTTGAGATTATTTATGGAAGTTCACGTCGATACAGAAGACGGATTGAAGCTTCCTGGCCAGTCTACTGGCATGGCATTCATCATCTGAAACAAGAGGCACTGCCCGTTGTTTTGAAAGGAGATTCATCATCATGA
- a CDS encoding DMT family transporter — protein sequence MNRNWLYVFIGGLIEIVWVSGLKHASNVWEWALTALAIILSFGLIIAASKRLPVGTVYAVFTGIGTAGTVLAEMLLFGEAFSLAKVLLIGLLLCGVIGLKLVTDQQSAKGGEA from the coding sequence ATGAACCGCAACTGGTTATATGTATTTATCGGAGGACTCATTGAGATTGTATGGGTAAGTGGGCTGAAACACGCCTCTAATGTTTGGGAGTGGGCTTTGACGGCCCTAGCCATCATCCTGAGCTTTGGATTAATCATTGCTGCTTCCAAAAGATTGCCTGTGGGTACGGTGTATGCCGTATTTACGGGGATTGGTACTGCAGGTACGGTACTGGCTGAAATGCTCCTATTTGGTGAAGCATTCTCACTTGCCAAGGTTTTGTTAATCGGCCTGTTGCTATGTGGTGTGATCGGACTGAAACTGGTCACGGATCAACAATCGGCAAAAGGAGGTGAAGCATAA
- a CDS encoding DMT family transporter has product MAWMAIVGAGICEIFGVIGINGASTRKGWPYIVLMLVSFAFSFSLLSYAMTSIPMGTAYAVWTGIGTVGSTLTGMFLFGERKEAKRLLFIAMILVAAIGLKLIT; this is encoded by the coding sequence ATGGCTTGGATGGCAATTGTGGGCGCAGGCATATGTGAAATTTTTGGCGTCATCGGCATTAATGGTGCTTCTACCCGAAAAGGCTGGCCTTATATCGTGCTCATGCTCGTATCGTTCGCATTCAGCTTCTCCCTGTTATCCTACGCGATGACTTCTATTCCCATGGGTACCGCGTATGCGGTGTGGACTGGAATCGGTACGGTGGGCAGTACGTTAACAGGTATGTTCCTGTTCGGTGAGCGGAAGGAAGCCAAGCGGCTGCTGTTTATTGCCATGATTTTGGTGGCGGCGATCGGATTGAAACTGATTACGTAA
- a CDS encoding TetR/AcrR family transcriptional regulator, producing the protein MNPIHEMNEKKKLIITTALKLFSAKGSAATSMQEIAEICGMSKGSLYLMFKSKEELEASTMEYCIFTLMDEISQIEHEAGLTSRERLHKQIETLLVHVSELKEFLRVQMRSMMMDEEQHRKEKCKPKNKDLEIRTLHWFKDKLEDLYGPEIGPYTLDLILLTHGLFLSYIKIWFTEMPSLTVSKMASNMLQTIDYAARGLLDQRPAPLVPLEHWPAWSSDSDTDSTMMRHPIHIIKQMKDIISSDMPPGQLRNDALETIAILRQEIMEFTPRRAIILGMMRNLDHIPVIQPLHSELQHIMDAMYSRFIQADSSQQ; encoded by the coding sequence ATGAACCCTATCCATGAAATGAATGAGAAGAAAAAGCTCATTATTACCACAGCACTCAAGCTGTTCTCAGCCAAAGGCAGTGCTGCAACCTCCATGCAGGAGATTGCAGAAATATGCGGGATGTCGAAAGGCAGCCTCTACCTCATGTTCAAATCCAAAGAGGAATTAGAGGCCAGTACGATGGAGTACTGCATATTCACGCTCATGGACGAAATCTCCCAGATTGAACATGAAGCTGGGCTCACTTCGAGAGAACGTCTGCACAAGCAGATTGAAACACTGCTTGTCCATGTATCCGAGCTGAAAGAATTTTTACGCGTGCAAATGCGCAGCATGATGATGGATGAAGAGCAGCATCGCAAGGAAAAGTGCAAACCGAAAAACAAGGATCTGGAGATCCGTACCCTGCACTGGTTCAAGGACAAACTGGAGGATCTGTACGGACCGGAGATTGGACCCTATACCTTAGACCTTATTTTGCTCACGCATGGTCTGTTCCTCTCCTACATCAAAATCTGGTTTACGGAAATGCCTTCCCTTACCGTATCCAAGATGGCAAGCAACATGCTGCAAACGATCGATTATGCAGCTCGCGGATTGCTCGATCAACGCCCTGCCCCTTTGGTTCCTTTGGAACATTGGCCAGCATGGAGCAGCGATTCAGATACAGATTCCACAATGATGCGTCATCCTATTCATATCATCAAACAGATGAAGGATATCATCTCTTCTGATATGCCTCCAGGGCAATTGCGCAATGACGCGTTGGAGACCATCGCCATCCTGAGACAGGAAATCATGGAATTCACACCGCGACGTGCCATTATTCTGGGCATGATGCGTAATTTGGATCACATTCCTGTCATCCAGCCATTGCACTCCGAGCTTCAGCACATTATGGATGCCATGTATAGCCGGTTCATCCAGGCTGACTCGTCACAACAATAA